The Vibrio bathopelagicus genomic sequence GTATGCCAGCAGTGGTAACCAAAAATAATAAGGGTGTTTGTGCTGGTGTTTAGTGCTAACGATGGCACTGAAAATTTTCTCAAGATCCGTGTCAGTGTAAGCACACTTGGCTTCGCTATCTTTACGTTGTTTACGAAAGCGAATCGCTTTAAATGGGTTGATGTCAGTGAATTCGTTCAAGTGGCACCACTCAAAGAAGCCTGACATTTTTTGGCAGTAGTCTTTGACGGATTCATCACTTAATGTCGGTAGCCCCAGATCTTTATTTAGCTTGATCGCGTCATGCCCCGATAGTCCGTTAAATTGTTTATGTTTTTTTAGATTGGTTGGATAGTTGCGTAGGAGAGAGGCGACCTCTTCAGCGTCAGAACGCCGAATGGCTTTTAAGTATGGTTTTCCAACGAGGTCGAGAACAATCTTGCACTTAGCTTCTAGCATCTTTACAGCTTTGGAGGAGATATGCTCAGTCTTGTACTTACAAAAGCGTTCTAGTGCCTTATAAGGTGATATTGCTTTGATTGGTGCTGCTTTTGCAGTCGAGATAGGTGAGATTAGCTGTTTCTCAATTGAAACTGCTGATGTTGGTGTCATCATCGTTTTACGGAGTTCAACTTCAAGCTCTAGGGCTTTTATCGTTGCTTCCGCTTTGTCTGATGTTTTGAGTGAGCGTTTAATCTCACGACGTTCACCAAATAGGTGACGATGGTGCGGAGGAACTTGGTAACGAAATTGCCAAGTTCCTGACTTTGAGATGTTTAGATAGCGCATGTTTTAGTACCAAATGTTAGTACAAACAGCCTAAATCCAAGTGTTAAATATACAAAAAGGGTGACAAATCAAAGACTTGTCACCCTTTCCAAACGTTTGGTGGAGCTGGCGGGAGTTGAACCCGCGTCCAAAAATCATTCATCATTGGTACTACATGCTTAGTCGATCTTTAATTTCACCAGCAACCTGCGAACCGACACGCTAGTTAAAGGCTAACCTGAATTGT encodes the following:
- a CDS encoding site-specific integrase, whose translation is MRYLNISKSGTWQFRYQVPPHHRHLFGERREIKRSLKTSDKAEATIKALELEVELRKTMMTPTSAVSIEKQLISPISTAKAAPIKAISPYKALERFCKYKTEHISSKAVKMLEAKCKIVLDLVGKPYLKAIRRSDAEEVASLLRNYPTNLKKHKQFNGLSGHDAIKLNKDLGLPTLSDESVKDYCQKMSGFFEWCHLNEFTDINPFKAIRFRKQRKDSEAKCAYTDTDLEKIFSAIVSTKHQHKHPYYFWLPLLAYFTGARLNELCQLYRADIFQVEGIWVIQIDDKFEGQKLKNLTSRRIVPIHAQLLTLGFIEFVQSVQHERVFPELKESRDGFGSAASKWFGRFKTKLGFDKGHDFHSFRHTVATQFKRHQVSHIVAGELLGHAQNNITYSRYGKGLDVNQLQEIINMIDTTPVSKALKSQRE